One Pseudomonas sp. B21_DOA genomic window, GAGGAACTCTTCGAGGTTGGCGATCTGTCGGCAAATGGCGCCTTGGGTGAGGGACAGCTCTTCAGCGGCACGGGTAAAGCTCTCATGGCGGGCGGCAGCTTCGAAGCTGATCAGGGCGGCGGTGCTGGGGATCTTTCTGCGCATGTACGTCAACCTCACTAATGCGCCGCATAAAAGGCTATTCGCGACGTTTCGGAGTGAGAAATTAGCACAACAGGATGCGAAATCCTCGTTTGCCGCGATGGCGAACCGCGCCTAGGATCAATGCCACGTTAATTCACCCGATTGCGAGGGCACACTCATGGGCGGTAAAGCTAGTTTCAATTGGATCGATCCCCTGCTGCTGGATCAACAGCTCACCGAAGAAGAGCGGATGATCCGCGACACCGCCGCGCAGTTCGCTCAACAGAGTCTGGCGCCGCGTGTGCTCGAAGCTTTCCGTCATGAGAAGACCGATCCGGCAATCTTCCGCGAGATGGGTGAAGTCGGCCTGCTCGGTGCGACCATTCCCGAACAATACGGTGGCAGCGGTCTGAACTATGTCAGCTACGGTCTGATTGCCCGAGAGGTCGAGCGCGTCGACTCCGGTTATCGCTCGATGATGAGCGTGCAATCCTCGCTAGTGATGGTGCCGATTAACGAATTCGGCACCGAGGCACAGAAACAGAAGTATCTGCCGAAGCTGGCATCCGGCGAATGGATCGGTTGCTTTGGCCTGACCGAGCCGAACCATGGTTCCGATCCGGGCGCGATGATAAGCCGGGCGCGCAAAGTCGATGGCGGCTACAGCCTGACTGGCGCGAAGATGTGGATCACCAACAGCCCGATCGCTGACGTATTCGTGGTCTGGGCCAAGGACGATGCTGGCGACATCCGTGGTTTCGTTCTGGAGAAAGGCTGGAAAGGTCTGAGCGCTCCGGCGATTCACGGCAAGGTCGGCCTGCGCGCTTCGATCACCGGTGAGATTGTCATGGACAACGTGTTCGTGCCGGAAGAAAACATCTTCCCGGATGTCCGTGGCCTGAAAGGTCCTTTCACCTGCCTCAACTCCGCACGCTATGGCATTTCCTGGGGCGCGCTGGGCGCCGCCGAGTTCTGCTGGCACACCGCACGCCAATACACACTGGATCGTCAGCAGTTCGGTCGACCGTTGGCCGCGACTCAACTGGTGCAGAAGAAACTCGCCGACATGCAGACCGAAATCACCCTGGCACTGCAAGGCTGTCTGCGTCTGGGTCGTATGAAAGACGAAGGTACCGCCGCCGTTGAAATCACTTCGATCATGAAACGCAACTCGTGCGGCAAATCGCTGGATATCGCACGGATGGCGCGCGACATGCTTGGTGGCAATGGCATCTCTGATGAGTTCGGCGTGGCCCGTCACTTGGTTAACCTGGAAGTAGTGAATACCTATGAAGGTACCCACGACGTTCACGCGCTGATCCTCGGGCGTGCGCAAACCGGTCTGCAAGCGTTCTATTAATAGGAGAGCGGACCATGGGCGCACTGTCGCATCTGCGGGTACTGGATTTATCACGAGTGCTGGCCGGGCCTTGGGCCGGACAGATCCTCGCCGACCTTGGCGCCGAAGTGATCAAGGTCGAGCGCCCCGGCAATGGTGACGATACTCGCGCGTGGGGTCCGCCCTTCCTTAAAGACGCTTATGGCGAGAATACGTCGGAAGCGGCGTATTACTTGTCGGCCAACCGCAACAAGCAATCGGTAACCATCGACTTCACCCGGCCTGAAGGGCAGAAGCTGGTGCGCGACCTGGCGTCGAAGTCGGACATCCTCATCGAGAATTTCAAAGTGGGCGGTCTGGCGGCCTACGGCCTGGACTATGAATCGCTGAAGGCGCTCAACCCGAATCTGATCTATTGCTCCATCACCGGCTTCGGCCAGACCGGTCCTTACGCCAAGCGCGCAGGGTATGACTTCATGATCCAGGGCCTTGGCGGCTTGATGAGTCTGACCGGTCGACCTGAAGGAGATGAAGGCGCTGGCCCGGTGAAAGTGGGCGTGGCGCTGACGGATATTCTCACCGGGCTGTATTCGACAGTGGCGATCCTCGCGGCATTGGCTCATCGCGATCACGACGGTGGCGGCCAGCACATCGATATGGCGTTGCTGGATGTGCAAGTCGCGTGTCTGGCCAACCAGGCGATGAACTACCTGACCACGGGCACTGCGCCAAAGCGCCTGGGTAATGCGCATCCGAATATCGTGCCTTATCAGGACTTCCCTACGGCGGATGGTGACTTCATCCTTACCGTGGGTAATGACGGGCAGTTCCGCAAGTTCGCCGAAGTCGCGGGGCAACCGCAGTGGGCGGATGATCCACGCTTCGCGACGAACAAGCTGCGGGTGGCGAACCGCGCGGTGTTGATTCCCTTGATTCGCCAGGCGACTGTCTTCAAGACGACGGCCGAGTGGGTTGCACAACTGGAGCTGGCGGGTGTGCCTTGTGGGCCGATCAATGATCTGTCGCAGGTGTTTGAAGACCCACAAGTGAAGGCGCGCGGTCTGGCGATCGAACTGCCTCATGCATTGGCGGGGATGGTGCCTCAGGTGGCCAGCCCGATTCGATTGTCGGAGACGCCCGTTGAATATCGCCATGCGCCTCCTTTATTGGGTGAGCACACATTAGAGGTTCTGCAGCGGGTGCTGGGTCTGAAGGCAGGTGCGGTGACTATGTTGAAGGAGGAAGGCGTCCTTTAAGGCTTCTTCTATATAGAAGGCGCTCTTTTCTCATCTGATTGGATGTTTTTTAACCAATACGCAACTTATTGAAAGAAAAGCGAAATTAACGGTTGACGGCAGATTCCAGAGGTCTATAATTCGCCCCACTTCCGGCGCAGTCGAAACGGAAAACTCCTTGAGATTCAAAGAGTTACGCAGTTTTCGACAGTGGCTTGCTTCAGATCATCGAAGCCTGGAAGGAGTTGATAGAGCAGTGATGTGTAGCTCTTTTAACGGTTCGATCTTCTCGGTCGAAAGCGGAGAAGAAGAGGTGTTGACAGCAGCGATTAACGCTGTAGAATTCGCCTCCCGCTAACGAGAGATCGGAAGCGCAAGTGGTTGAAGTTGTTGAAGAATTCTTCGAAAACTTCTGAAAATAATCACTTGACAGCAAATGAGGCTGCTGTAGAATGCGCGCCTCGGTTGAGACGAAAGATCTTAACCAACCGCTCTTTAACAACTGAATCAAGCAATTCGTGTGGGTGCTTGTGCAGTCAGACTGATAGTCAACAAGATTATCAGCATCACAAGTTACTCCGCGAGAAATCAAAGATGTAACCAACGATTGCTGAGCCAAGTTTAGGGTCTCTTAAAAACCCAAAGATGTTTGAACTGAAGAGTTTGATCATGGCTCAGATTGAACGCTGGCGGCAGGCCTAACACATGCAAGTCGAGCGGATGAAAGGAGCTTGCTCCTGGATTCAGCGGCGGACGGGTGAGTAATGCCTAGGAATCTGCCTGGTAGTGGGGGACAACGTTTCGAAAGGAACGCTAATACCGCATACGTCCTACGGGAGAAAGCAGGGGACCTTCGGGCCTTGCGCTATCAGATGAGCCTAGGTCGGATTAGCTAGTTGGTGAGGTAATGGCTCAC contains:
- a CDS encoding acyl-CoA dehydrogenase, producing the protein MGGKASFNWIDPLLLDQQLTEEERMIRDTAAQFAQQSLAPRVLEAFRHEKTDPAIFREMGEVGLLGATIPEQYGGSGLNYVSYGLIAREVERVDSGYRSMMSVQSSLVMVPINEFGTEAQKQKYLPKLASGEWIGCFGLTEPNHGSDPGAMISRARKVDGGYSLTGAKMWITNSPIADVFVVWAKDDAGDIRGFVLEKGWKGLSAPAIHGKVGLRASITGEIVMDNVFVPEENIFPDVRGLKGPFTCLNSARYGISWGALGAAEFCWHTARQYTLDRQQFGRPLAATQLVQKKLADMQTEITLALQGCLRLGRMKDEGTAAVEITSIMKRNSCGKSLDIARMARDMLGGNGISDEFGVARHLVNLEVVNTYEGTHDVHALILGRAQTGLQAFY
- a CDS encoding CoA transferase; this encodes MGALSHLRVLDLSRVLAGPWAGQILADLGAEVIKVERPGNGDDTRAWGPPFLKDAYGENTSEAAYYLSANRNKQSVTIDFTRPEGQKLVRDLASKSDILIENFKVGGLAAYGLDYESLKALNPNLIYCSITGFGQTGPYAKRAGYDFMIQGLGGLMSLTGRPEGDEGAGPVKVGVALTDILTGLYSTVAILAALAHRDHDGGGQHIDMALLDVQVACLANQAMNYLTTGTAPKRLGNAHPNIVPYQDFPTADGDFILTVGNDGQFRKFAEVAGQPQWADDPRFATNKLRVANRAVLIPLIRQATVFKTTAEWVAQLELAGVPCGPINDLSQVFEDPQVKARGLAIELPHALAGMVPQVASPIRLSETPVEYRHAPPLLGEHTLEVLQRVLGLKAGAVTMLKEEGVL